From one Asterias amurensis chromosome 14, ASM3211899v1 genomic stretch:
- the LOC139947405 gene encoding trace amine-associated receptor 1-like, producing MNTTTTTAPSGLPESFIVIRTFFIVIIGLLIISGNILSIAVVRGVSTLADSTKVLLTTLSLYDLTVGIISLLSVVPSATEKWVYGQFVCEVVAVVTYASFMMSILSVSFLNIERYIAVTRPYKFPIWCTRRRFIMLVVFASCFSFCWLIGIKLIFGVNSVFLKAPVVCLLEHSSAIVDILNLIFGDIGPVTTMFFVYYHIIKVSKRQDLQLNRNRQIKAQADQEKMLKTFLFVTVIFAICYTPTFVTYVVTTLMGVTPPPIIEWVVVWLTISNSMFNVFIYCLFNESFRQVAKRIVMGRFVCCKRSVAPVDIEL from the coding sequence ATGAATACCACGACAACTACAGCCCCTTCGGGTTTGCCTGAATCGTTTATTGTTATCCGTACATTTTTCATTGTTATCATTGGTTTGCTGATCATTTCGGGGAATATTCTCTCGATTGCTGTGGTGCGTGGTGTCTCAACTTTGGCCGACAGTACTAAGGTTCTACTGACTACTCTCTCGTTGTATGACTTAACAGTTGGGATCATTTCACTACTCAGTGTCGTGCCATCAGCCACAGAAAAATGGGTCTACGGACAGTTCGTTTGCGAAGTTGTTGCTGTAGTTACATATGCATCTTTCATGATGTCAATTCTGTCTGTTTCGTTTCTTAACATTGAACGGTATATCGCCGTCACACGGCCGTATAAGTTCCCGATATGGTGTACCCGACGTCGCTTCATCATGCTTGTAGTTTTTGCATCgtgcttttcattttgttggCTAATTGGAATCAAGCTAATCTTTGGAGTGAATAGTGTTTTCCTAAAAGCTCCAGTTGTATGTCTTCTAGAACACAGCTCTGCAATTGTTGATATTCTGAACCTCATTTTTGGTGACATAGGTCCTGTGACGACCATGTTTTTTGTCTACTATCACATCATCAAAGTCAGTAAACGGCAAGATCTACAACTGAACCGTAACCGTCAGATAAAAGCACAAGCGGATCAAGAAAagatgttgaaaacattcctctTTGTCACTGTAATTTTTGCCATCTGCTACACACCGACTTTTGTCACGTATGTAGTTACAACTTTGATGGGCGTTACCCCTCCCCCAATAATTGAATGGGTAGTAGTATGGTTGACAATAAGTAATAGTATGTTTAATGTGTTCATCTACTGTCTTTTTAATGAGTCTTTTCGTCAGGTGGCCAAAAGAATCGTCATGGGACGATTTGTGTGCTGCAAAAGATCAGTGGCACCAGTTGATATCGAACTGTGA
- the LOC139947348 gene encoding histamine H2 receptor-like: protein MPIENMNSTSTYSVGLSPVLVALRSCFIAIIALLIISGNILSIAVTRRVTNLADSTKVLMTSLAVFDLLLGFLALPSTVASALDGWPFDVVGCDLVNLLITMCFPMSMFSIVSLNIERFIAVTRPYKFTVWCTRFRVILAVLFQAIISVCYSFLIVVASNEPAKFDDILQLCNFVEAPFTIRIFTLVSADIFPTISMSYIYYRLIKISRQHEQRLNQNGNNEANNNHDNKALKTFLVVTLTFAGCYTPHLTLKTLTSLGVSTPRSLSFLFFWLVISNSMFNVIIYCLFNKVFRQTAKKILLERFPCCNRSVAPIEIEL, encoded by the coding sequence ATGCCCATTGAGAATATGAACTCTACATCCACATACTCTGTGGGTCTGTCCCCAGTCCTCGTCGCACTCCGTTCTTGTTTCATCGCCATCATTGCACTGCTGATTATATCTGGGAATATTCTCTCAATTGCCGTGACACGCCGTGTAACCAACTTAGCTGACAGCACCAAGGTTCTGATGACATCACTGGCTGTATTCGATCTCCTGCTTGGATTTCTTGCATTACCCAGTACTGTAGCGTCGGCTCTGGACGGCTGGCCTTTTGATGTTGTGGGATGCGATCTGGTCAATTTATTAATCACCATGTGTTTTCCAATGTCGATGTTTTCGATTGTTAGTCTTAACATTGAACGGTTTATAGCTGTAACCCGACCCTACAAGTTTACTGTGTGGTGCACCAGATTTCGGGTTATATTGGCTGTGCTTTTCCAGGCAATAATCAGTGTTTGTTATAGTTTTTTAATCGTTGTTGCATCCAATGAAcctgcaaaatttgatgatataCTACAACTGTGTAATTTTGTTGAAGCCCCTTTTACAATTCGAATTTTTACCCTAGTTTCTGCGGATATATTTCCAACAATATCAATGTCATATATTTACTATCGTTTGATTAAAATCAGTCGCCAACATGAACAACGACTGAATCAAAATGGCAACAACGAGGCAAACAATAATCATGACAACAAAGCTCTCAAGACGTTCCTTGTTGTTACGTTGACATTTGCTGGATGTTACACACCACATCTAACCTTGAAAACCTTGACGTCATTAGGAGTATCTACTCCACGTTCGcttagttttctttttttttggttggtaatcagcAACAGTATGTTCAATGTCATCATCTACTGTCTCTTCAATAAGGTGTTTCGTCAAACAGCTAAGAAAATCCTCTTAGAGAGATTTCCTTGTTGCAACAGATCGGTTGCgccaattgaaattgaattataA
- the LOC139947408 gene encoding retinoschisin-like gives MDVLNSLVFLLLEMFLEVSASFSVSGLYRGVWYQPVEHYALLGQSFMNISGISAVRCSVRCLSHHGCFSFNYDHANQVCQMNNASAEHVCNNFQGMPQFSYYDATAKPMTCQNNFVSGNGKYAHVEACGDIEKLGLEDGSIPDESLSASSNWDRKQVSTPAGGRLNKLPPDDDIIGAWHAEVKDTNQWIQVDLGNPTYVTGVLTQGRYGNPYAPQWVTKYKVQFEPPSPACLVDVKDQLGQTQIFNGNTDRDSIVERRFFKPVFAVKIRIVPVAWNGFIALRFELIGCK, from the exons ATGGATGTTTTGAATAGTTTGGTTTTTCTCTTgcttgagatgtttcttgaggTTTCAGCGTCTTTTAGTGTGAGTGGTCTTTACCGAGGGGTCTGGTACCAGCCGGTAGAGCACTACGCCCTACTAGGCCAGTCCTTCATGAATATATCAGGCATCTCTGCCGTCAGATGTTCAGTTCGGTGTCTCAGCCATCATGGATGTTTCTCTTTCAACTACGATCACGCCAATCAAGTGTGTCAGATGAACAACGCCAGTGCTGAGCACGTCTGTAACAACTTTCAAGGAATGCCGCAGTTTTCGTATTACGACGCAACTGCAAAACCAATGACCTGCCAG AATAACTTTGTTTCTGGCAATGGAAAGTACGCTCATGTGGAGGCCTGTGGGGATATTG AGAAACTCGGTCTTGAAGATGGTTCGATCCCCGATGAGAGCCTCTCTGCTTCAAGCAACTGGGATAGAAAGCAGGTCAGCACACCGGCTGGTGGCCGTCTCAACAAGCTACCGCCTGATGATGATATCATAGGAGCTTGGCATGCTGAGGTAAAGGATACCAACCAGTGGATACAGGTGGATTTAGGCAACCCGACCTACGTCACTGGGGTACTCACACAGGGGCGTTATGGTAACCCCTATGCCCCGCAGTGGGTGACAAAGTACAAAGTGCAGTTCGAACCGCCCTCACCGGCTTGTCTTGTTGACGTGAAAGACCAACTTGGTCAAACTCAG ATATTCAATGGCAACACCGATAGAGACAGCATCGTGGAGAGGCGCTTCTTCAAGCCCGTCTTTGCGGTCAAGATTCGCATCGTGCCCGTTGCGTGGAATGGTTTCATCGCGCTGCGTTTCGAGCTGATTGGCTGTAAATAA
- the LOC139946973 gene encoding beta-2 adrenergic receptor-like, with amino-acid sequence MNTTTTTTLSGLPESFIVIRTFFIVIIGLLVISGNILSIAVVRGVSTLADSTKVLLTTLSLYDLTVGIISMLSVVPSATEKWVYGQFVCEVVAVVAFASFMMSSLSVLFINIERYIAVTRPYKFPIWCTRRRFIMLVVFASCFSFCCPVGIKLIFGVKSVFQKAPVVCFLEHSSAIVDILILILGDIAPVTIMLFVYYRIIKVSKRQDLQLNRNRQKKAQADQEKMLKTFLIVTVIFAICYTPNFVMYAAVTTSMGVTPPPIIECVIQWLTMCNSMFNVFIYCLFNESFRQVAKRIVMGRFVCCKRSVAPVDIEL; translated from the coding sequence ATGAACACCACGACAACTACAACCCTATCGGGTTTGCCTGAATCGTTTATTGTTATCCGTACATTTTTCATCGTTATCATTGGTTTGCTGGTCATTTCGGGGAATATTCTCTCGATTGCTGTGGTGCGTGGTGTCTCAACTTTGGCCGACAGTACCAAGGTTCTACTGACTACTCTCTCGTTGTATGACTTAACAGTTGGGATCATTTCAATGCTCAGTGTCGTGCCATCAGCCACAGAAAAATGGGTCTACGGACAGTTCGTTTGCGAAGTTGTTGCTGTAGTTGCATTTGCATCTTTCATGATGTCATCTCtgtctgttttgtttattaACATTGAACGGTATATCGCCGTCACACGGCCGTATAAGTTCCCGATATGGTGTACCCGACGTCGCTTCATCATGCTTGTAGTTTTTGCATCgtgcttttcattttgttgcCCAGTCGGAATCAAGCTTATTTTTGGAGTGAaaagtgtttttcaaaaagCTCCAGTGGTATGTTTTCTAGAACACAGCTCTGCAATTGTTGATATTCTGATCCTCATTTTGGGTGACATAGCTCCTGTGACGATCATGTTGTTTGTCTACTATCGCATCATCAAAGTCAGTAAACGGCAAGATCTACAACTAAACCGTAACCGTCAGAAAAAAGCACAAGCGGATCAAGAAAagatgttgaaaacattcctcaTTGTCACTGTAATTTTTGCCATCTGCTACACACCGAATTTTGTCATGTACGCTGCAGTTACAACATCGATGGGCGTTACCCCTCCCCCAATAATTGAATGTGTAATACAATGGTTGACAATGTGTAATAGTATGTTTAATGTGTTCATCTACTGTCTTTTTAATGAGTCTTTTCGTCAGGTGGCCAAAAGAATCGTCATGGGACGATTTGTGTGCTGCAAAAGATCAGTGGCACCAGTTGATATCGAACTGTGA